Proteins from one Naumovozyma castellii chromosome 3, complete genome genomic window:
- the COX10 gene encoding protoheme IX farnesyltransferase (ancestral locus Anc_8.710): MSLSVFSLQRQCLLRSSHMCYQATQLLGTTQLLNKSLRSIRFFATSTRDADTSMSTSPIEFTSNLVFEKSRLDSIADKASMALRCTDDTTDAPNLPFNVKRVDHVSRKNAKAVPGKMTVASIRKNVIDPYLQLTKPRLTTLVMLSAICSYALSPYPATLMQLTCLTIGTTFCSGAANAINMGREPDYDRMMTRTSTRPVVRGIITPKQSFEFAAVIGTVGTSVLYFGVNPTVAALGASNIVLYSWIYTSLKRKTILNTWVGALVGAIPPLMGWAAASSLTHPGAWVLAVLLYAWQFPHFNSLSHNVRNEYKNAGYVMTAWKNPKLNARVGLRYTLLMFPLCFALSYFDITDWYYQIDSAIVNAWLSFWAFKFYWQQRLNYSKDVINDKEN; this comes from the coding sequence atgTCTCTGAGTGTCTTCAGTCTCCAAAGACAATGTCTACTAAGAAGCAGCCATATGTGCTATCAGGCGACGCAGTTGCTAGGAACAACGCAACTATTGAATAAGTCATTGCGGTCAATACGTTTCTTTGCAACCTCGACCAGAGATGCAGACACATCAATGAGTACGTCGCCTATTGAATTTACTTCAAACcttgtttttgaaaaaagcAGATTAGATTCCATTGCTGATAAAGCATCAATGGCTTTAAGATGCACAGATGATACAACGGATGCACCCAACCTACCGTTTAATGTTAAACGTGTTGATCATGTTTCAAGGAAAAATGCTAAGGCGGTACCTGGTAAGATGACGGTGGCATCAATTCGAAAGAATGTCATTGACCCATACCTTCAATTGACAAAACCACGGTTGACTACTCTAGTGATGTTGAGTGCTATTTGTTCATATGCCCTTTCTCCATATCCTGCAACCCTAATGCAACTAACTTGTTTGACGATTGGAACCACTTTCTGTTCGGGTGCAGCCAATGCCATCAACATGGGGAGAGAACCTGATTATGATCGAATGATGACCAGAACGTCCACGAGGCCCGTAGTGCGAGGTATCATTACACCAAAACAATCGTTTGAATTTGCTGCAGTGATAGGAACCGTCGGAACATCCGTACTGTATTTTGGTGTTAACCCAACAGTTGCCGCGTTGGGAGCTAGTAATATTGTTCTTTACTCGTGGATATACACATCTCTGAAGAGGAAAACCATCTTAAATACATGGGTTGGTGCATTAGTTGGTGCGATTCCTCCGTTGATGGGATGGGCAGCTGCTAGTTCCCTGACACATCCCGGCGCATGGGTTCTTGCGGTCTTATTATATGCTTGGCAATTCCCTcattttaattctttaagtCATAACGTTAGGAATGAATATAAGAACGCAGGGTATGTGATGACTGCTTGGAAAAACCCTAAATTAAATGCCAGAGTTGGTTTAAGATATACTTTATTGATGTTTCCATTATGCTTTGCTCTCTCGTATTTTGATATTACTGATTGGTATTACCAAATTGACTCAGCCATCGTAAACGCCTGGTTATCATTTTGGGCTTTCAAATTTTATTGGCAACAAAGGTTGAATTACTCTAAAGATGTAATAAATGATAAGGAAAATTGA
- the ERG12 gene encoding mevalonate kinase (ancestral locus Anc_8.719) → MTNATLTLPILVSAPGKLILFGEHSVVYDKPAIAASLASLRTYLLVTEANDPNSIELNFPDINFHHKWTTTDFEKIPHDSSATVDQMEQILNPDTVSPLSKTLIKNITPLLSALHRDTIHYNAAFSFLYLYLSLCPHQRGLNFTIKSTSPIGAGLGSSASISVILVTSMLLCQGVPFNKELINSWSFIGEKCLHGDPSGIDNLVSTYGGAVYFKRSDPTPIILQQFPSIPMVLTYTKIPRSTSTLVGGVRELHDKETKLCDLLLDSMGCVTERAMDILNHYDSSGANDNCHDSLLELVRINHGLLVSLGVSHPGLEQVRIVSDELRIGETKLTGAGGGGCAMTILKKDIDQDILKAFTDTIRDKLQYEIFQTNLGGRGCCYVPRDTISDGDLIRILKVFQDPVTVQEIDAVLLPEKSHLQWSDSE, encoded by the coding sequence ATGACAAACGCAACACTGACCCTCCCAATATTGGTATCCGCTCCAGGGAAACTGATCTTATTTGGAGAACACTCTGTCGTCTACGATAAACCGGCCATTGCTGCAAGTTTGGCCTCCCTAAGGACTTATTTATTGGTCACTGAGGCAAATGATCCCAATTCCATAGAATTAAACTTCCCTGATATCAACTTTCATCATAAATGGACAACAACTGACTTTGAAAAGATCCCTCATGATTCATCCGCTACTGTTGACCAGATGGAGCAAATACTGAACCCAGATACCGTTTCTCCACTCTCGAAGACTCtaatcaaaaatataactcCATTACTGTCTGCTTTACATAGGGATACCATCCATTATAACGCTGCTTTCTCGTTCTTATACCTATACCTTTCCCTTTGTCCGCATCAAAGAGGTTTAAATTTCACTATCAAATCAACATCCCCCATCGGTGCAGGTCTGGGGTCCTCAGCATCCATCTCCGTCATCCTAGTCACTTCCATGTTACTATGTCAGGGCGTCCCCTTCAACAAGGaattaatcaattcttgGTCATTCATTGGTGAGAAGTGTCTTCATGGAGACCCCTCTGGGATAGACAATCTGGTCTCCACATACGGTGGTGCCGTATACTTCAAAAGATCCGATCCAACACCAATCATTTTGCAACAGTTCCCCTCGATACCTATGGTCTTGACATACACCAAGATTCCTAGATCTACGAGTACCCTAGTTGGTGGCGTGAGAGAGTTACATGACAAGGAGACGAAATTATGTGATTTGTTGTTGGATTCCATGGGGTGTGTCACTGAGAGAGCCATGGATATCCTGAACCATTATGATTCCTCTGGGGCAAATGATAACTGTCATGATTCCCTGTTGGAACTGGTGAGGATTAACCACGGATTGCTAGTTTCATTGGGGGTGTCTCATCCGGGTTTGGAACAAGTGAGGATCGTCAGTGATGAATTACGCATTGGGGAGACTAAGTTGACAGGTGCAGGAGGGGGTGGATGTGCAATGACTATCTTGAAGAAGGATATAGATCAAGATATATTGAAGGCATTCACGGATACTATACGGGATAAGTTACAatatgaaatatttcagacGAATTTAGGTGGGCGTGGATGTTGTTATGTTCCAAGAGATACCATCTCAGATGGAGATTTAATAAGGATATTGAAAGTGTTCCAGGATCCAGTGACTGTCCAAGAGATCGACGCTGTCTTGCTGCCTGAAAAGTCCCATTTGCAATGGAGTGATTCagaataa
- the RPN8 gene encoding proteasome regulatory particle lid subunit RPN8 (ancestral locus Anc_8.711), which translates to MSATLTHDQVTIAPLVLLSILDHYDRTNTPENKRCLGVILGDATSSTIKVTNSFALPFEEDEKNPDVWFLDHNYIENMNEMCKKINAKEKLIGWYHSGPKLRASDLKINELFKKYVQGNEPLLLIVDVKQQGVGLPTDAYVAVEQVKDDGTSTERTFLHLPCEIKAEEAEEIGVEHLLRDVRDQAAGGLSIRLTNQLKSLKGLQRKLSDIVNYLNKVIEHELPVNHTILGKLQDVFNLLPNLGVPDDDEMTEGTSDLIDTSNNLQKALTVKTNDELMVIYISNLVRAIIAFDDLIENKIQNKKLQEKFAKEEDEKKTAADEEKIAEAETDSAAKKSA; encoded by the coding sequence ATGTCCGCCACTCTAACGCACGATCAAGTCACCATCGCCCCATTAGTCCTTCTTTCTATTCTAGATCATTATGATCGTACGAATACGCCAGAAAATAAGAGATGTCTTGGGGTTATTCTTGGGGATGCCACTAGCTCGACCATAAAAGTGACCAATTCATTTGCCCTAccttttgaagaagacgaAAAGAACCCTGACGTTTGGTTTCTAGATCATAattatattgaaaatatgaatGAGATGTGTAAGAAAATTAACGCAAAGGAGAAATTGATTGGTTGGTATCATAGTGGGCCTAAATTGAGAGCCTCTGATTTAAAGATAAATGAATTGTTTAAGAAATACGTTCAGGGGAATgaaccattattattaattgtaGATGTAAAGCAACAAGGTGTTGGTTTGCCTACTGATGCATACGTGGCGGTAGAACAAGTGAAGGATGATGGGACATCCACGGAAAGAACATTCCTTCATTTACCATGTGAAATTAAAGCAGAAGAAGCAGAAGAAATTGGTGTGGAACATTTACTAAGGGATGTTAGAGATCAAGCCGCTGGTGGACTATCTATTAGATTAACAAACCAGttgaaatctttaaagGGGttacaaagaaaattgagCGACATAGttaattatttgaataaagtCATCGAACATGAATTACCAGTTAACCATACCATTTTGGGGAAACTACAAGATGTGTTCAATTTATTACCTAATTTGGGAGTGccagatgatgatgaaatgacCGAAGGTACCTCAGATTTAATAGACACTTCTaataatttacaaaaggCATTAACCGTGAAGACAAATGATGAACTAATggtaatatatataagtAATTTGGTGAGAGCCATAATTGCCtttgatgatttgattgaaaataagatacaaaacaagaaattacaagaaaagTTCGCCAAGGAGgaggatgaaaagaaaaccGCTGCTGACGAAGAAAAGATCGCAGAAGCTGAAACGGATTCAGCTGCCAAGAAGAGTGCGTGA
- the MGL2 gene encoding putative carboxylic ester hydrolase, whose product MVTLPYHITINQVGSKTPIPFKSSSHSEWNHNDGITMQELIDNYSPEFSQDAKGSLYKPLIHGNLQTAYTALNFDGIHHVNFHRHMLHYSDGGIGALDISVSPEVFQEELDLTYIPETQQQFPEPLDQFYSYIRPDHHSLSSMDEKPMMIILHGVTGGSWASYGRPLILELMNKRGFECCVLNNRGCNYSKITTPQLYNGGWTNDVRHMVKELRKMYPKRKFYMVGFSLGATIMVNYLGEEGDNSDIECGIALGNPWDMVHSTFFVNNTFIGSKVYAPTVAKNLANIAKDHLNILTQNESLKEIYETKLYKFANFEEFDDQLTAPMFGYNTANEYYRDAGSVNRIMGVRTPILALNSMDDPVIGADALPVKEIALNPYILLLETSIGGHVAWFLDGYGNRWYTEPIGRFLEAFHKEVVSKALKPDLSKICLPINNSRPVKTTYRQ is encoded by the coding sequence atggtGACCCTTCCATATCATATAACCATCAACCAAGTTGGGTCCAAGACCCCAATTCCTTTCAAATCCTCGAGCCATTCCGAATGGAATCACAATGACGGAATTACAATGCAAGAACTCATAGATAACTATTCACCTGAATTCTCTCAGGATGCAAAGGGCTCACTCTACAAACCTCTAATCCACGGTAATTTACAAACCGCATACACCGCATTAAATTTCGATGGGATCCATCATGTTAATTTCCATCGTCATATGCTACATTATTCTGATGGCGGAATTGGTGCATTGGATATATCTGTATCTCCTGAGGTATTCCAAGAAGAACTAGATCTGACCTATATTCCTGAGACACAGCAACAGTTTCCGGAACCGTTAGATCAATTCTACTCTTATATTAGACCGGATCATCATTCCTTATCTTCCATGGATGAGAAACCAATGATGATTATCTTACATGGGGTGACTGGTGGATCCTGGGCAAGCTACGGAAGACCACTTATCCTTGAATTGATGAACAAGCGTGGGTTTGAATGCTGTGTGTTGAATAATAGAGGTTGTAATTATTCCAAGATCACCACTCCACAATTATATAATGGTGGTTGGACTAATGATGTTCGCCATATGGTGAAGGAATTGAGAAAAATGTATCCCAAGAGGAAGTTTTATATGGTTGGTTTCTCACTGGGTGCCACTATTATGGTTAATTACCTAGGTGAGGAAGGTGATAACTCCGATATTGAATGTGGTATTGCCTTGGGTAATCCATGGGATATGGTTCATTCAACGTTTTTCGTCAATAACACTTTCATAGGTTCCAAAGTATATGCCCCCACTGTTGCTAAGAATTTAGCCAATATTGCGAAGgatcatttgaatatattaacTCAAAATGAATCGTTAAAAGAGATTTATGAGACGAAACTGTATAAATTCGCCAATTTTGAAGAGTTTGATGATCAGTTAACCGCTCCGATGTTTGGATATAATACAGcaaatgaatattataGAGACGCAGGTTCCGTCAACAGAATAATGGGTGTCAGAACACCAATATTAGCCCTTAACTCGATGGATGATCCAGTTATTGGCGCTGACGCCCTACCAGTTAAAGAAATTGCCCTGAATCCTTATATTCTGTTATTGGAAACAAGTATTGGAGGACATGTCGCGTGGTTCCTTGATGGGTATGGCAATAGATGGTACACTGAACCTATTGGTAGATTTTTAGAGGCTTTCCATAAGGAGGTCGTATCAAAAGCCCTAAAACCAGATCTAAGTAAAATTTGTTTACCTATCAACAACTCTAGACCTGTGAAGACAACATATCGCCAGTAA
- the NCAS0C01090 gene encoding uncharacterized protein (ancestral locus Anc_8.722), translating into MGSNYPTILVTILAIGMSFLRKYKPFQIWISKQIETSLTKNLSPYRKYKITTPGLHIIKNTSDLRGIGATLFDISEALTQLQEYKVRGRRSNDVMYQRTLELTEEQTRQLDGINYYQKIKSVNTAIDGNYEVIEKIVEQTLKQLVLLNSENDDTSNEEVLKTLCGEFGYMLDVQKRDVTWVGTKNVILNGSSNQGRVSEAVSHLCRDWSQAFECERKPLTQYMKNQLRYDTLSKNTLVLVPGAGVGHLPYFIANEFPTFDVDSIELSTLMYICNEFALHSSKDVKIRPFNLSYSGQVDTEKQCRSIELKLSTIKQPKNLRVLLEDFRKYSPSKVRYENIVVCSEYFIDTAENMFEYFEAIEHLKKYCDHLHWINVGPLKYGTRPLVQFTVEELTKLRELRGWKDVHHCYETSQKQLNGYLTDYESLYQGYYGLVKFHSRFQEDK; encoded by the coding sequence ATGGGGTCTAATTATCCTACCATCTTAGTTACCATATTAGCCATTGGTATGTCGTTTCTGAGGAAATATAAACctttccaaatatggatTTCTAAGCAAATTGAGACATCTCTGACGAAGAACTTATCGCCCTATCGTAAATATAAGATTACTACTCCAGGGCTGCatattattaagaataCTAGTGATCTAAGGGGAATTGGAGCCACATTGTTTGATATTTCAGAGGCTTTGACGCAATTACAAGAGTATAAAGTACGAGGTAGGAGGTCCAACGATGTGATGTATCAAAGGACGTTGGAATTGACAGAGGAGCAAACAAGACAATTGGATGGAATCAATTATTAccagaaaataaaatctgTAAATACAGCCATTGATGGGAACTATGAAGTGATAGAGAAAATTGTTGAGCAGACGTTGAAGCAATTGGTACTTCTTAATAGcgaaaatgatgatacaTCCAATGAGGAAGTTTTGAAGACTCTATGTGGAGAGTTTGGATATATGTTAGATGTTCAAAAACGAGATGTGACTTGGGTTGGGACTAAGAATGTAATACTGAATGGTTCTTCGAATCAAGGTAGAGTCAGTGAAGCTGTAAGTCATCTTTGTAGAGATTGGAGTCAAGCATTTGAATGTGAACGAAAACCACTTACACAATACATGAAGAATCAACTTCGATATGATACATTATCGAAGAATACTTTGGTCCTGGTTCCTGGGGCTGGCGTGGGTCATTTACCATATTTTATTGCTAACGAGTTCCCTACATTTGATGTGGATTCCATTGAGTTATCTACATTAATGTATATCTGCAACGAGTTTGCCCTACATAGTTCTAAAGATGTGAAAATAAGGCCCTTCAATCTGTCATATTCGGGGCAAGTCGACACAGAGAAACAATGTCGCTCAATTGAACTGAAGTTGAGTACTATTAAGCAGCCAAAAAACCTTCGTGTCTTACTCGAAGATTTCCGTAAGTATTCACCTAGTAAGGTTCGTTATGAGAATATTGTGGTTTGTTCAGAGTATTTCATTGATACTGCAGAGAATatgtttgaatattttgaagcTATAgaacatttgaagaaatattgtGATCATCTACATTGGATCAATGTGGGACCATTAAAGTATGGAACCAGACCACTAGTGCAATTCACTGTGGAAGAATTGACAAAGTTGAGAGAGTTGAGAGGTTGGAAGGACGTACACCATTGCTATGAGACTAGTCAGAAACAGTTAAATGGTTATTTAACAGATTATGAGTCTTTGTATCAAGGATATTACGGTTTAGTAAAATTCCATTCACGTTTCCAAGAAGACaagtaa
- the DML1 gene encoding Dml1p (ancestral locus Anc_8.724) produces MHEIITLSASQRANHLTTQFFNCQEELLYTVGEKPNEPSIFLNPTIDRISKTVAYSPRAILWDARTGNGSLATYQYAPDTHDYHYQDTDAPTPVSSTNIMTTHPRIPQSEYQKALDKNEPLPRLNKENTKYWSDYSKLIYSPKSFRGLKNWYHDIKNPNLPDFHNLQQRQFTDFAMGFDEFKSFCMDDFIDEQLRIQLENCDTIQGFNLVTDLDSGWGGFSSKLLEELRDELPKVDVFTWGFNDNDYYSGAKGDVKNKIRSTVYLGRESNLFFPLWSENNALSNWEIGGKCCKIFDTINSLFSQKSPEQIKKMSFLEDCLMLDDKARKFVTNMIETDNSNDYSFYSRVTPFGKNAKLNRCHEFSICQLSRSSNPSTSGKEKSHLKNKQELYTYPYYPSDTIPDVYKEEVEFMINLKLTEHCRDVFNHWSDYVSRRFRFDEDREELKDELSTMAAAYEIGWYDDEDSGDDQ; encoded by the coding sequence atgCATGAGATAATAACTTTATCTGCATCACAACGAGCTAATCACCTGACAACacaattctttaattgtcAAGAAGAACTTCTATACACAGTGGGGGAGAAGCCAAATGAACCTTCAATCTTCTTAAATCCAACCATAGACAGAATATCTAAGACGGTAGCATACTCACCGAGAGCCATTTTATGGGATGCTCGTACGGGGAATGGTTCTTTAGCGACATATCAGTATGCTCCTGACACACACGATTATCACTACCAAGATACGGATGCACCCACCCCAGTATCATCAACTAATATAATGACCACCCATCCCAGGATCCCTCAATCAGAATATCAAAAAGCACTAGATAAGAACGAACCATTGCCAAGATTGAATAAGGAGAATACTAAGTATTGGTCTGATTACAGTAAATTGATTTATTCCCCTAAGAGTTTTAGAGGTCTAAAAAATTGGTATCACGATATaaagaatccaaatttacCAGATTTTCATAATTTGCAACAGAGGCAGTTTACTGATTTTGCCATGGgttttgatgaatttaaaaGTTTTTGCATGGATGACTTTATTGATGAGCAACTAAGAATACAACTTGAAAATTGTGATACAATTCAAGGTTTCAACTTGGTAACCGACTTAGATAGTGGTTGGGGCGGATTTTCCTCAAAATTACTTGAAGAACTGAGAGATGAACTTCCGAAAGTTGACGTCTTCACTTGGGGATTTAACGATAATGATTATTACAGTGGAGCAAAAGGGGATgtcaaaaataaaattagaAGCACAGTATATTTGGGGAGAGAATCTAATTTGTTCTTCCCACTATGGTCCGAAAATAATGCACTAAGTAATTGGGAAATTGGAGGAAAATGTTGTAAGATATTTGATACTATCAACTCTTTGTTTTCTCAAAAGAGTCCAGAGCAGATTAAAAAAATGAGTTTCCTAGAGGATTGTCTGATGCTGGACGATAAGGCAAGAAAATTTGTAACAAACATGATAGAAACCGATAACAGTAATGACTATTCTTTCTACTCACGCGTTACTCCCTTTGGTAAAAACGCTAAGTTAAATAGATGCCATGAATTCTCAATATGCCAACTTTCTAGAAGCTCCAATCCAAGTACTTCTGGGAAAGAGAAAAGCCATCTAAAAAATAAGCAAGAGTTATATACCTACCCATATTATCCATCTGATACGATACCTGATGTCTACAAGGAAGAGGTTGAGTTTATGATAAACTTGAAATTGACGGAGCATTGTAGAGATGTCTTCAATCATTGGAGTGATTATGTTTCAAGGAGATTTCGCTTCGATGAAGATagagaagaattaaaagatGAGTTATCGACAATGGCAGCTGCATATGAAATTGGATGGTATGACGACGAAGATTCTGGCGATGATCAGTGA
- the MRPL40 gene encoding mitochondrial 54S ribosomal protein uL24m MRPL40 (ancestral locus Anc_8.706) produces MSNKSAYLRLSKAGSRILERANTVTRKLKPTNDKVIRRNAPEFLKSGRDQVMEQDRFQSEKQWKYLPGDRVVIVKGKHKGTISVVRNHDSRTNGYTLGENGPTRKVPVPKSLWMKDQVSHVINIPLVLPQDALKLVADIDDEKTGTSKTVAVRDLAFKGSYYDSNYKKMMPYRYVAGEDDLIIPWPKPEHEPDGDLATSPEITREQTYWVDSIVRTPIPNSALPTIRNPHSKYRRRTLKPMDMAKLIAPKMPLTPERKAYLAKEASIKSKAKSKPTLTVDEMEMIGERVRTYLESSKSTPPV; encoded by the coding sequence ATGTCAAATAAGTCTGCTTACCTCAGGCTATCGAAAGCTGGGTCAAGGATACTGGAGAGGGCTAATACAGTGACTAGAAAATTAAAACCTACAAATGATAAGGTTATAAGGAGAAACGCACCAGAATTCCTTAAGTCTGGCAGGGATCAAGTAATGGAACAAGATCGGTTTCAATCTGAAAAGCAATGGAAATATCTTCCTGGGGATCGAGTTGTTATCGTGAAAGGTAAGCATAAAGGAACAATTTCAGTAGTCAGAAACCATGATTCGAGAACTAATGGATATACATTGGGAGAAAATGGACCTACAAGGAAAGTCCCCGTCCCCAAATCATTATGGATGAAGGACCAAGTGAGTCATGTTATAAATATTCCATTAGTGTTGCCTCAAGATGCATTGAAGCTAGTAGCggatattgatgatgaaaaaacAGGGACTTCAAAAACTGTTGCCGTAAGAGATCTGGCATTTAAAGGTTCCTATTATGATTCAAATTATAAGAAAATGATGCCATATAGATATGTTGCAGGTGAAGACGATTTGATTATCCCATGGCCCAAGCCTGAACATGAACCCGATGGAGACTTAGCTACTAGCCCCGAAATTACCAGGGAACAAACATATTGGGTTGATTCAATCGTTAGAACGCCTATACCTAACTCTGCGCTACCTACTATCCGTAATCCACATTCGAAATATAGAAGACGTACTTTGAAACCTATGGATATGGCCAAATTGATTGCACCAAAGATGCCACTAACTCCAGAGAGAAAGGCATACTTAGCTAAGGAAGCAAGTATCAAATCCAAGGCTAAATCTAAACCAACTCTAACTGTggatgaaatggaaatgaTTGGTGAAAGGGTACGTACATATTTAGAAAGTTCAAAATCTACTCCTCCTgtataa
- the NCAS0C01110 gene encoding uncharacterized protein (ancestral locus Anc_8.716), which yields MPSILSKEFFQSKRKLREKLNDFSAATQLERSIENSREPNHNKAKEPSPSPIDNQHENLHIQFEKDVSHPKHEQRGRSEAKNNINEDDGKRPSAKKSFSSKSILSFLGKNSEAATESKSKSRSRSRSRGRSKIRALRNNERSPSRSRSRSKSEHGMSLSTVSSNITQSTFQSHSESTFTDSFSRSDSSTSLVELKRFFKRPQLPKPKSFRVEPSSPPPTNEEPLSSLNDQFKALLRPPLRPSRSQPTMISWDTGIVIHHDPAQITRKYGHVTQKLGSGANGCVVQLQNHSNDKRFAMKTFKPNPNGETTKQYQKRCIKEFILSSHLSHPNIIETLDIFYNPSGQISEIMEWCPHDFFNIVMSRTHLLTRRETFCYFKQLCNGVRYLHTLGIAHRDLKLDNCVITYNGILKLIDFGSATIFQLNKSTEEKPELIPSRGIVGSDPYLAPEVLLSKEIPYDASLADVWSLGIIFCAIMLKRFPWRIPLASKDHNYELYSKPDLEPHDYVQSAKVHEKLLKEKRALRKKLQRKNKEVTMSDFEQDMIVEELVLPTLRQSESSVKSMPLEEDKRITISDKKKLRYGKYRLMRKLPHVSRPIMSQILEIDSFKRATVNDLFKDEWFKNIPYCKVDTIDGRYIRAAGHRHILPNHPTTTTAIEDSDAEKASGL from the coding sequence ATGCCCTCCATATTATCCAAAGAGTTTTTCCAATCCAAAAGAAAGCTGAGAGAGAAACTAAACGACTTCTCCGCCGCCACACAGCTGGAAAGGTCCATCGAGAACTCGAGAGAACCCAACCACAACAAAGCAAAAGAACCGTCTCCGAGCCCCATCGACAACCAACACGAGAATCTACATATTCAATTCGAGAAGGATGTTTCACATCCGAAACATGAACAAAGGGGGAGAAGCGAGgctaaaaataatattaacgAAGATGATGGAAAGAGACCCTCTGCGAAAAAATCATTCAGTTCCAAATCCATATTGAGCTTCTTGGGGAAGAACTCAGAAGCAGCCACAGAATCTAAATCTAAATCTAGGTCAAGATCAAGATCAAGGGGCAGATCCAAGATAAGAGCCTTGagaaataatgaaagaagCCCTTCTAGGTCCCGGTCAAGATCCAAATCAGAACATGGAATGAGTTTGTCTACAGTATCTTCCAATATTACACAATCGACATTCCAATCGCACTCTGAAAGCACTTTCACAGATTCATTCTCCAGATCAGATTCATCCACTTCTCTTGTGGAATTGAAACGGTTCTTCAAGAGACCACAGTTACCCAAACCAAAGTCATTTAGAGTCGAGCCATcatcaccaccaccaaCCAATGAAGAGCCATTGTCATCGCTAAATGATCAGTTCAAGGCGTTACTACGTCCTCCCTTGAGACCATCCCGCTCACAACCAACAATGATCTCTTGGGATACGGGCATTGTAATCCATCACGATCCAGCGCAAATCACAAGAAAATATGGTCATGTCACCCAGAAATTGGGGTCAGGTGCCAATGGCTGTGTGGTGCAATTACAAAATCACTCCAATGACAAACGATTCGCCATGAAGACATTTAAACCCAATCCAAACGGtgaaacaacaaaacaatATCAAAAGCGTTGcatcaaagaatttataCTCAGTTCCCATCTATCCCATCCAaacattattgaaactttGGATATATTTTACAACCCATCGGGACAGATTTCGGAAATAATGGAATGGTGCCCTCAcgatttcttcaatatcgTCATGTCTAGGACTCACCTCCTCACCAGAAGAGAAACATTCTGttatttcaaacaattatGCAATGGGGTCAGATACTTACATACGCTTGGTATTGCCCATCGTGATCTGAAATTAGATAACTGTGTCATCACATATAATGGGatcttgaaattaatagatTTCGGTAGTGCTACTATTTTCCAACTAAATAAATCGACCGAGGAAAAGCCTGAATTGATTCCCTCCCGAGGTATAGTAGGAAGTGATCCCTATTTGGCACCAGAGGTATTGTTATCTAAGGAAATTCCATACGATGCTTCATTAGCCGATGTTTGGTCCCTAggaataatattttgtgCTATAATGTTGAAACGATTTCCCTGGAGGATACCATTAGCATCTAAGGACCATAATTATGAACTGTATAGTAAACCAGATTTGGAACCACACGATTATGTCCAATCAGCCAAGGTACAcgaaaaattattgaaagagaaaagagCACTAAGGAAGAAGTTACAACGTAAAAATAAGGAGGTGACCATGTCTGATTTTGAGCAAGATATGATTGTGGAGGAATTAGTACTCCCCACTTTGAGACAAAGTGAAAGTTCGGTAAAGTCTATGCCACTGGAGGAAGATAAAAGAATTACCATATCGgataagaaaaaattaagataTGGAAAATACAGACTAATGAGGAAGTTGCCGCATGTTTCCAGACCCATTATGTCGCAGATACTAGAAATTGATTCTTTTAAGAGAGCCACAGTGAACGATTTGTTTAAAGATGAATGGTTTAAGAACATCCCTTATTGTAAAGTAGACACCATCGATGGACGATACATTAGAGCAGCCGGCCACAGGCATATCTTGCCAAATCACCCAACAACTACAACAGCAATCGAAGACTCAGATGCAGAGAAAGCATCTGGCTTATAG